A genomic segment from Sceloporus undulatus isolate JIND9_A2432 ecotype Alabama unplaced genomic scaffold, SceUnd_v1.1 scaffold_16, whole genome shotgun sequence encodes:
- the LOC121917381 gene encoding inactive serine protease 35-like isoform X1 — protein MNGFGTQNKDKMGCVLLLLLFSIPSFHLINGIDVEEDLSWSLKKLPRIVKEKTFSLDTPKFEADAKLELSGVCGIECQRALPVAHLSDLNELLSYETVSENGTRTLTEVNVLGVEIDSAANATTKALLRRKRQVYGTDSRFSISDTRFLTNYPFNTAVKISTGCSGILISPKHVLTAAHCVHDGKDYIKGSKKLRVGLLRLKSKGSGKRRRGAARRSKRETSEIEVRHADATQHPRGSGSSRAGRKQKTSGLNEKKSERKPSFQWTRVKSTQIPKGWLRGVTGDVAVDYDYAVLELKRPHKKKYMDLGISPASKMMPGSMIHFSGYDTDRSGQLVYRFCSIAEESNDLFYQYCDAESGSTGSGIYLRLKEPNEKKWKRKIIAVYSGHQWVDVNGEQQDYNVAVRITPLKYAQICLWIHGNDENCAQG, from the exons ATGAATGGATTTGGAACACA aaacaaagaCAAGATGGGCTGTGTTCTGCTGTTACTACTATTTTCCATTCCTTCTTTTCACCTCATTAATGGAATAGATGTAGAAGAAGATCTTAGCTGGTCATTAAAAAAATTACCCCGGATTGTGAAGGAAAAGACTTTCTCCCTGGACACTCCTAAATTTGAAGCAGATGCCAAGTTGGAACTGAGTGGAGTCTGTGGGATCGAATGCCAAAGAGCACTCCCAGTGGCACACTTGTCTGACCTGAATGAACTGCTCTCCTATGAGACAGTCTCTGAGAATGGCACAAGGACCCTGACGGAGGTGAATGTCCTGGGAGTGGAGATTGACTCAGCAGCAAATGCCACCACCAAAGCATTGttgagaaggaagaggcaggtcTATGGCACGGACAGCAGGTTCAGCATTTCTGATACACGGTTTCTGACCAACTACCCTTTCAACACTGCCGTCAAGATCTCCACAGGCTGCAGTGGCATCCTGATTTCTCCAAAGCATGTACTCACAGCTGCTCACTGTGTGCACGATGGCAAAGATTACATCAAAGGTAGTAAGAAGCTGAGGGTGGGGTTGCTGAGGCTGAAATCCAAAGGTAGTGGCAAGAGACGCAGAGGTGCTGCTAGGAGGAGCAAGAGGGAGACGTCGGAAATTGAGGTTCGCCATGCCGATGCCACACAGCATCCACGGGGATCTGGCAGCAGTAGAGCTGGTAGAAAACAAAAGACGTCAGGGCTGAATGAGAAGAAATCTGAGCGTAAACCTTCCTTCCAGTGGACCAGAGTTAAAAGTACTCAGATCCCCAAAGGCTGGTTGAGAGGTGTAACTGGAGATGTTGCAGTAGATTATGATTATGCAGTTCTAGAGCTCAAGCGTCCCCACAAAAAGAAATACATGGATCTGGGCATTAGCCCAGCTAGTAAAATGATGCCAGGAAGCATGATCCACTTTTCTGGATATGATACTGACCGATCTGGCCAGTTGGTCTACCGGTTCTGCAGCATAGCTGAGGAATCGAATGATCTCTTCTACCAGTATTGTGATGCTGAATCTGGCTCTACAGGATCAGGAATCTACCTGCGCCTTAAAGAGCCCAATGAGAAGAAATGGAAGCGCAAAATTATTGCCGTTTATTCAGGTCACCAGTGGGTGGATGTCAATGGAGAACAGCAGGATTACAATGTCGCAGTTAGAATTACTCCGCTGAAATATGCCCAGATATGTCTCTGGATTCATGGGAACGACGAGAACTGCGCCCAGGGCTGA
- the LOC121917381 gene encoding inactive serine protease 35-like isoform X2 — protein MGCVLLLLLFSIPSFHLINGIDVEEDLSWSLKKLPRIVKEKTFSLDTPKFEADAKLELSGVCGIECQRALPVAHLSDLNELLSYETVSENGTRTLTEVNVLGVEIDSAANATTKALLRRKRQVYGTDSRFSISDTRFLTNYPFNTAVKISTGCSGILISPKHVLTAAHCVHDGKDYIKGSKKLRVGLLRLKSKGSGKRRRGAARRSKRETSEIEVRHADATQHPRGSGSSRAGRKQKTSGLNEKKSERKPSFQWTRVKSTQIPKGWLRGVTGDVAVDYDYAVLELKRPHKKKYMDLGISPASKMMPGSMIHFSGYDTDRSGQLVYRFCSIAEESNDLFYQYCDAESGSTGSGIYLRLKEPNEKKWKRKIIAVYSGHQWVDVNGEQQDYNVAVRITPLKYAQICLWIHGNDENCAQG, from the coding sequence ATGGGCTGTGTTCTGCTGTTACTACTATTTTCCATTCCTTCTTTTCACCTCATTAATGGAATAGATGTAGAAGAAGATCTTAGCTGGTCATTAAAAAAATTACCCCGGATTGTGAAGGAAAAGACTTTCTCCCTGGACACTCCTAAATTTGAAGCAGATGCCAAGTTGGAACTGAGTGGAGTCTGTGGGATCGAATGCCAAAGAGCACTCCCAGTGGCACACTTGTCTGACCTGAATGAACTGCTCTCCTATGAGACAGTCTCTGAGAATGGCACAAGGACCCTGACGGAGGTGAATGTCCTGGGAGTGGAGATTGACTCAGCAGCAAATGCCACCACCAAAGCATTGttgagaaggaagaggcaggtcTATGGCACGGACAGCAGGTTCAGCATTTCTGATACACGGTTTCTGACCAACTACCCTTTCAACACTGCCGTCAAGATCTCCACAGGCTGCAGTGGCATCCTGATTTCTCCAAAGCATGTACTCACAGCTGCTCACTGTGTGCACGATGGCAAAGATTACATCAAAGGTAGTAAGAAGCTGAGGGTGGGGTTGCTGAGGCTGAAATCCAAAGGTAGTGGCAAGAGACGCAGAGGTGCTGCTAGGAGGAGCAAGAGGGAGACGTCGGAAATTGAGGTTCGCCATGCCGATGCCACACAGCATCCACGGGGATCTGGCAGCAGTAGAGCTGGTAGAAAACAAAAGACGTCAGGGCTGAATGAGAAGAAATCTGAGCGTAAACCTTCCTTCCAGTGGACCAGAGTTAAAAGTACTCAGATCCCCAAAGGCTGGTTGAGAGGTGTAACTGGAGATGTTGCAGTAGATTATGATTATGCAGTTCTAGAGCTCAAGCGTCCCCACAAAAAGAAATACATGGATCTGGGCATTAGCCCAGCTAGTAAAATGATGCCAGGAAGCATGATCCACTTTTCTGGATATGATACTGACCGATCTGGCCAGTTGGTCTACCGGTTCTGCAGCATAGCTGAGGAATCGAATGATCTCTTCTACCAGTATTGTGATGCTGAATCTGGCTCTACAGGATCAGGAATCTACCTGCGCCTTAAAGAGCCCAATGAGAAGAAATGGAAGCGCAAAATTATTGCCGTTTATTCAGGTCACCAGTGGGTGGATGTCAATGGAGAACAGCAGGATTACAATGTCGCAGTTAGAATTACTCCGCTGAAATATGCCCAGATATGTCTCTGGATTCATGGGAACGACGAGAACTGCGCCCAGGGCTGA